Proteins encoded together in one Nostoc sp. PCC 7524 window:
- a CDS encoding PIN domain-containing protein: MNAGELTRCFVDSNIWLYRFILNSSEPSAVQKQQIATNVTSEENLLVSTQVINEVCANLIRKAGFDNSQIQNLIEDFSEGCEILPVSLETLQYAVKLRSHYLLSFWDSLIVASAVLGQASVLYSEDMQDGLIIENFLQIVNPFLHEKT, encoded by the coding sequence ATGAACGCTGGTGAGCTGACACGGTGTTTTGTTGATTCCAATATTTGGCTTTATCGTTTTATCTTGAACTCTAGCGAGCCAAGTGCAGTACAAAAGCAACAAATAGCTACAAACGTTACAAGTGAAGAAAACCTACTTGTTAGTACACAAGTTATCAATGAAGTTTGTGCAAATTTAATCCGTAAAGCAGGTTTTGATAATTCTCAGATTCAAAACTTAATTGAAGATTTTTCCGAAGGCTGTGAAATCTTGCCTGTCTCACTAGAAACGCTTCAGTATGCAGTCAAATTACGCTCCCACTATTTGCTATCGTTTTGGGATAGTCTCATTGTTGCTAGTGCAGTTTTAGGGCAAGCAAGTGTTTTGTACTCAGAAGATATGCAAGATGGCTTAATTATTGAAAATTTCTTACAGATTGTCAATCCATTTCTGCACGAAAAGACATAA
- a CDS encoding Uma2 family endonuclease codes for MTIAPEKNPQTGICQDVIFPPGDIYSDEPPLESDLHLRQIILLLTCLEWLWRDRNDFYAAGNLTIYYSPYQRKSEFFRGPDFFVVLGCDRKTRKSWVVWEEHGKYPNVIVEILSDSTADTDKNLKKTIYQDTFRTLDYFWFDPNTLEFAGFHLVDGEYQPLQSNEHGHLWSQQLGLYLGVHEGLLRYFTPEHQLVPTLEEMAQQAERLAAKLRELNIDPNTI; via the coding sequence ATGACTATTGCGCCAGAAAAAAATCCGCAAACAGGCATCTGCCAGGATGTTATATTTCCTCCTGGTGATATATACAGTGATGAACCACCCTTGGAAAGCGATTTACACCTTAGACAAATCATCCTACTGTTAACTTGCCTAGAATGGCTGTGGCGAGATAGAAATGATTTCTACGCGGCGGGAAATTTGACGATTTACTACAGTCCATATCAACGTAAATCAGAATTTTTCCGAGGGCCAGACTTTTTTGTAGTGCTAGGATGCGATCGTAAAACCAGAAAAAGTTGGGTAGTTTGGGAAGAACACGGCAAATATCCCAATGTCATCGTTGAAATTTTATCTGACTCCACAGCTGATACAGACAAAAATTTAAAGAAAACAATTTATCAAGACACCTTCCGCACACTGGATTATTTTTGGTTTGATCCTAACACCTTAGAATTTGCGGGGTTTCATTTAGTAGATGGCGAATATCAACCTCTGCAATCAAATGAACATGGGCATTTATGGAGTCAACAATTAGGGTTGTATCTGGGTGTGCATGAGGGATTATTGCGTTATTTTACACCAGAACATCAACTCGTACCCACGCTGGAAGAAATGGCGCAACAGGCAGAACGTCTTGCAGCTAAACTGCGGGAGTTAAATATTGATCCAAATACAATTTGA
- a CDS encoding diflavin flavoprotein: MPQNKPRDVQILPIGTDTTVVRSRSWTRLRFEIEYALAKGTTANSYLIQADKIALIDPPGETFTQIYLDALKQRLDLTTIDYVILGHVNPNRAATLKALLELAPQITFVCSNPGAINLRGALENQELPILVMRGDETLDLGKGHNLQFIPTPNPRYADELCTYDPQTEILYTDKLFGAHICGDQVFDEGWETINEDRRYYFDCLMAPHAKQVETALDKLADLPVRMYATGHGPIVRYGLIELTHAYREWIQQQASADLTVALIYASAYGNTATLAQAIARGITKAGVAVESINCEFTEPEEIRAAVEKSAGFVMGSPTLGGHAPTPVQTALGIVLSTATNNKLAGVFGSFGWSGEAVDLIESKLKDAGFRFGFDTIRVKFKPNDVTLQLCEEAGTDFAQALKKAKKVRATSQPATNVEQAVGRIVGSLCVVTAKQGDISSAMLASWVAQASFNPPGLTIAVAKDRAVETLTHIGNKFVLNVLKEGNHLGLMKHFLKPFGPAQDRFADIATEEAVNGSPILKDALAYLECSVQNRMESGDHWLVYATVENGKVLNQDGVTAVHHRKSGNHY, translated from the coding sequence ATACCACAGAATAAACCCCGTGACGTTCAAATCCTCCCTATTGGTACAGATACCACAGTAGTGCGATCGCGCAGTTGGACAAGATTAAGATTTGAAATAGAATATGCCCTAGCCAAAGGTACAACAGCTAACTCTTATTTAATTCAAGCCGATAAAATCGCTCTAATCGACCCACCAGGGGAAACCTTTACCCAAATTTACCTAGACGCACTCAAGCAACGCCTAGATTTAACCACAATTGATTATGTCATTCTCGGTCACGTTAACCCCAACCGAGCCGCCACATTAAAAGCATTGCTAGAACTCGCACCCCAAATTACCTTCGTCTGTTCCAATCCAGGGGCGATTAATTTGCGGGGGGCGTTAGAAAATCAGGAATTACCAATACTCGTCATGCGGGGAGATGAAACCCTCGACTTAGGCAAAGGTCATAACTTACAATTCATCCCTACCCCTAACCCCCGCTATGCAGATGAACTGTGTACTTATGATCCCCAAACTGAAATTCTCTACACAGATAAATTATTTGGGGCGCATATTTGCGGTGATCAAGTATTTGATGAAGGTTGGGAGACAATCAACGAAGACCGCCGCTATTATTTTGATTGTCTCATGGCTCCCCACGCTAAACAAGTAGAAACCGCACTTGATAAACTCGCGGATTTACCCGTGCGGATGTATGCCACCGGACACGGGCCGATAGTTCGTTACGGCTTAATTGAACTCACCCACGCCTATCGGGAATGGATTCAACAGCAAGCCTCGGCTGACTTGACAGTAGCGTTAATTTATGCTTCTGCCTATGGGAATACAGCTACCTTAGCTCAGGCGATCGCACGGGGGATTACTAAAGCTGGTGTGGCGGTAGAATCAATTAACTGCGAATTTACCGAACCAGAAGAAATTCGGGCGGCTGTAGAAAAGTCGGCAGGCTTTGTCATGGGTTCACCTACCCTGGGAGGCCATGCACCTACACCCGTACAAACTGCTTTAGGAATTGTGTTATCTACCGCGACTAATAATAAACTGGCTGGGGTGTTTGGTTCCTTTGGTTGGAGTGGGGAAGCCGTCGATTTAATTGAAAGCAAACTCAAAGACGCTGGTTTTCGGTTTGGTTTTGATACCATCCGCGTCAAATTCAAGCCCAACGATGTCACTTTACAACTGTGCGAAGAAGCCGGAACCGACTTTGCTCAAGCCTTGAAAAAAGCCAAAAAAGTCCGTGCTACTAGCCAACCCGCCACCAACGTAGAACAAGCGGTAGGACGCATCGTTGGTTCACTGTGCGTTGTCACCGCCAAGCAAGGCGATATATCCAGCGCCATGTTAGCCTCTTGGGTGGCGCAAGCTAGCTTTAATCCTCCTGGGTTAACTATCGCTGTGGCTAAAGATAGGGCAGTAGAAACCCTGACGCATATAGGTAATAAATTTGTCCTCAATGTTCTTAAAGAAGGCAATCATTTGGGATTGATGAAGCACTTCCTCAAACCCTTTGGCCCCGCACAAGACCGATTTGCTGATATCGCCACTGAAGAAGCAGTAAACGGTAGTCCCATACTAAAGGATGCGCTGGCATATTTGGAGTGTTCAGTCCAAAACCGCATGGAATCAGGCGATCATTGGTTGGTTTATGCGACTGTTGAGAATGGCAAAGTGTTAAATCAAGATGGCGTGACAGCCGTGCATCACCGTAAATCAGGTAATCATTATTAA
- a CDS encoding caspase, EACC1-associated type: MAKVALLIGVSEYLSGLSSLPCAVRDIDALQRVLQDPDLGGFSTLKSLKNPVRQDMEFEIEAFFAERTKDDLLLFYFSGHGIKDDSGNLFFATSTTQKTSKGELIRATAVSASFIHDVMRRSRAKRQIIILDCCFSGAFDPSLSPKDDRLIDFKEQLGAEGRVVLASSSSTEYSFEQQESELSIYTRYLVEGVETGAADLDGDGLLSIEDIHGYVNNRIHEEFPHVTPKIIVLKNEGYKIILSNTKAKLKQKSNISKNKIQLGEIKLESSQDLYSSKFYNPVPSLIQPLESFISRLSERLKDEQVIRHYSNQFDREEVTVQNFILEVIRQTSDADFVFVMHRPDDQGGWILKSQSNLSEDVDDVIYTDVLKNKILSNILLRAIFTPNHHGIYRIHYDEKAAASKAFLLIPLESQNSEFIVICGLSTDSYLLNDAYGRIISSFYKASQELSLQSVRVEAAIIDDLKITYGYLPFSLYQKRFTLFCERLARILIYFEPILDLDDISISGWEALARDPDSLTAPVDLFAAAEIWGRKFTIELDQHLLKTAVNSYQEALVRTKQNRYHEILPLSVNVYPESLMRTAYFETVREIVKGRKEKQFSAKKLILEISEKADLPMYEDGIRLQSPLDSFKMRLAKYTQELKIRFGIDDFGVGYASVSRLSGLQPPYVKIDREILYHQPVDIIINFVQEVVSRANPLDPAKVIVEGLDENSPVTLGRLKNLGVSYVQGHIIGKAEQDVNRLSQEKSEFLRKSILGE, encoded by the coding sequence ATGGCCAAGGTAGCATTATTGATAGGGGTTAGTGAGTATCTTTCAGGCTTGAGTTCACTACCTTGTGCTGTAAGAGATATTGATGCTTTACAACGTGTTCTACAAGATCCTGATTTAGGAGGATTTTCTACACTAAAGAGTTTAAAAAATCCTGTACGACAGGATATGGAATTTGAAATTGAAGCCTTTTTTGCAGAACGCACTAAAGATGACTTACTGCTTTTCTATTTTTCAGGACATGGAATTAAGGATGATAGCGGTAATTTATTCTTTGCAACTTCCACAACCCAGAAAACATCCAAAGGAGAACTCATTCGAGCAACTGCTGTTTCAGCTAGTTTTATTCATGATGTAATGAGGCGAAGCCGTGCCAAACGGCAGATAATAATACTAGACTGTTGTTTTAGCGGAGCCTTCGATCCCTCACTATCTCCGAAAGATGATCGTTTAATTGATTTTAAGGAACAACTAGGAGCAGAAGGACGGGTAGTTCTTGCATCCTCTAGTTCTACTGAATATTCTTTTGAACAGCAAGAATCTGAGTTATCTATCTACACTCGATATTTGGTGGAAGGGGTTGAGACAGGAGCAGCTGACCTTGATGGAGATGGGCTTCTATCAATAGAAGATATACACGGTTATGTCAATAATAGAATTCATGAGGAATTCCCTCACGTAACACCCAAAATTATTGTTTTAAAAAATGAGGGGTATAAAATTATATTATCAAATACAAAGGCAAAATTGAAGCAAAAATCGAATATAAGTAAAAACAAAATTCAACTAGGAGAAATCAAATTAGAATCATCTCAAGATTTGTATAGTAGTAAGTTCTATAATCCTGTTCCAAGTTTAATACAGCCTCTTGAGTCATTTATTAGTAGACTTTCAGAAAGATTAAAAGATGAACAAGTTATTAGACATTACTCTAATCAATTTGACAGGGAAGAAGTAACAGTTCAAAATTTTATTCTTGAAGTAATTCGACAGACTTCAGATGCAGATTTTGTATTTGTAATGCATCGTCCTGATGACCAAGGCGGTTGGATTCTAAAATCACAAAGTAACTTAAGTGAAGATGTTGATGACGTTATTTATACTGATGTTTTAAAGAATAAAATTCTCTCTAATATCTTACTAAGAGCGATTTTTACTCCAAATCATCACGGTATCTATAGAATTCACTATGATGAAAAAGCAGCAGCCTCTAAGGCTTTTCTTTTAATACCCTTAGAGTCACAAAATAGTGAATTTATAGTGATTTGCGGTCTATCAACTGATTCTTACTTACTAAACGATGCCTACGGAAGAATTATATCCAGTTTCTACAAAGCCAGTCAGGAATTATCGCTGCAATCTGTAAGAGTTGAGGCAGCGATTATTGATGATTTGAAGATAACCTATGGATATCTTCCTTTTTCCCTATACCAAAAAAGATTTACCCTTTTCTGTGAACGCCTCGCGAGAATACTTATTTACTTTGAACCTATTTTGGATCTAGATGATATCTCGATTAGCGGATGGGAGGCACTTGCACGCGATCCTGATAGTTTAACTGCTCCTGTTGATTTATTTGCTGCCGCAGAGATATGGGGACGTAAATTTACTATTGAGTTAGATCAGCACCTTTTGAAAACAGCAGTTAATAGTTATCAAGAAGCTTTAGTTAGAACCAAACAAAATAGATATCATGAAATACTTCCCTTGTCTGTTAATGTCTATCCTGAATCGCTAATGCGAACAGCCTATTTTGAAACAGTCCGTGAAATTGTTAAAGGAAGGAAGGAAAAGCAATTTTCAGCAAAAAAGCTAATTCTTGAAATCTCTGAAAAAGCTGATTTGCCAATGTATGAGGATGGAATTCGTCTCCAATCTCCCTTAGATAGTTTCAAGATGAGATTGGCTAAATATACTCAAGAATTAAAAATTAGATTCGGAATTGATGACTTTGGAGTAGGTTATGCTTCAGTGTCCCGATTATCAGGTCTTCAGCCACCATATGTAAAAATTGATCGTGAAATTCTTTATCATCAGCCTGTTGATATTATTATTAATTTTGTTCAAGAAGTAGTCTCAAGAGCTAATCCCCTTGATCCGGCAAAAGTAATTGTTGAAGGTTTAGACGAAAACTCACCAGTTACACTAGGTCGTTTGAAGAATTTAGGTGTCAGTTACGTACAGGGACATATAATTGGAAAAGCGGAGCAAGATGTAAATCGTTTAAGTCAGGAAAAAAGTGAATTTCTAAGAAAATCTATATTAGGAGAGTGA
- a CDS encoding M42 family metallopeptidase — protein sequence MWTDDRLFEMITELVMHHSPSGAEAEINQFLMQQFASLGVAVWCDRADNIIAKIPGKISDRAIAITAHKDEIGAIVKNIGDDGRVEVRKLGGAYPWVYGEGVVDLLGDHETISGILSFGSRHVSHESPQKAQQEDTPVKWENAWIETKLTTAELEAVGIRPGTRMVIGKHRKHPIRLKDHIASYTLDNKASVAILLALAQHLQQPAVDVYLVASAKEEVGAIGALFFTQNQSLDALIALEICPLSEEYPVKDGEIPVLLSQDAYGIYDEGLNGQLRQCAKQLDMPIQLATLSQFGSDASIAMKFGHVGRAACLAFPTQNTHGYEIAHLGAIANCINLLKAFCETEFE from the coding sequence ATGTGGACTGACGATCGCTTATTTGAAATGATCACCGAATTAGTCATGCACCATTCTCCAAGCGGTGCAGAAGCGGAAATTAATCAATTTTTGATGCAGCAGTTTGCATCTCTAGGTGTGGCAGTTTGGTGCGATCGCGCTGATAATATCATTGCCAAAATCCCTGGTAAAATTTCCGATAGAGCGATCGCTATTACCGCCCATAAAGATGAAATTGGGGCTATTGTCAAAAATATCGGTGATGACGGTAGGGTAGAAGTTCGTAAGCTTGGGGGAGCTTATCCTTGGGTTTACGGGGAAGGGGTTGTAGATTTACTGGGAGATCATGAAACTATTAGCGGGATTCTCAGTTTTGGTTCTCGTCATGTCTCCCATGAATCCCCGCAAAAAGCACAGCAAGAAGATACACCTGTAAAATGGGAAAATGCCTGGATTGAAACCAAGTTGACTACTGCTGAATTAGAAGCAGTTGGTATTCGTCCTGGTACGAGAATGGTTATTGGTAAGCATCGCAAACATCCCATCAGATTAAAGGATCATATTGCTAGCTATACTTTAGATAACAAAGCATCTGTAGCAATTTTGCTGGCTTTAGCGCAACATTTACAACAGCCAGCAGTGGATGTTTATTTAGTAGCTTCGGCTAAGGAAGAAGTGGGTGCAATTGGAGCGTTATTTTTTACCCAAAATCAAAGTTTAGATGCTTTAATTGCTTTAGAAATTTGTCCCCTCTCTGAAGAATATCCGGTAAAAGATGGGGAAATTCCTGTACTTTTATCGCAAGATGCCTATGGTATTTATGATGAAGGGCTAAATGGACAATTACGCCAATGTGCTAAACAATTAGATATGCCAATACAACTGGCAACATTGAGTCAGTTTGGTAGTGATGCTTCTATTGCCATGAAATTTGGTCATGTTGGGCGTGCTGCTTGTTTAGCTTTTCCTACTCAAAATACCCACGGTTATGAAATTGCTCATTTAGGTGCGATCGCAAATTGTATTAATCTATTAAAAGCCTTTTGTGAAACTGAGTTTGAGTAG